Proteins co-encoded in one Candidatus Nomurabacteria bacterium genomic window:
- the xth gene encoding exodeoxyribonuclease III yields the protein MKIYSWNMNGIRAVQKKGLLEPFIAKHQPDVLCIQETKASQDQIDVDLDEYEEYWCSAERKGYSGTAIFTKHAPSDVIIGLPKEIADKYELVDEYGDTTKEGRVITAEFDAFYISTVYTPNAKDDLSRIPMRQQWDPAYLEYMDRLQQKKPVIFCGDFNVAHKEIDLARPKPNIGKKGFTNEERAGFDEMIKKGFVDTLRHLHPDTPNLYTWWSHFGAARERNVGWRIDYVMVSEALTSILKSARIHPDVLGSDHCPVSIELTIEP from the coding sequence ATGAAAATCTACTCATGGAACATGAACGGCATTCGTGCTGTGCAGAAAAAAGGTTTATTAGAGCCATTTATTGCTAAACACCAGCCAGACGTGCTCTGTATTCAAGAAACTAAAGCTAGCCAAGATCAAATTGATGTTGATTTAGACGAGTATGAAGAATACTGGTGTTCTGCAGAGCGCAAGGGTTACTCTGGGACTGCTATTTTTACCAAGCATGCTCCAAGCGATGTAATCATTGGGCTACCTAAAGAGATTGCAGATAAATATGAGCTTGTAGATGAGTATGGTGACACGACAAAGGAGGGACGGGTAATTACAGCCGAGTTTGACGCGTTTTACATCAGCACTGTTTATACTCCGAACGCTAAAGACGACCTCTCGCGTATCCCTATGCGTCAGCAGTGGGATCCTGCCTATCTCGAGTACATGGATAGATTACAGCAGAAGAAGCCCGTTATATTCTGCGGCGACTTCAATGTAGCGCACAAGGAGATTGATCTCGCTAGACCAAAGCCGAACATTGGGAAGAAAGGATTCACTAATGAAGAACGAGCTGGTTTTGATGAAATGATTAAGAAAGGTTTCGTTGATACTCTTCGGCACTTACATCCAGACACCCCTAACCTGTACACTTGGTGGAGTCATTTTGGCGCAGCTCGTGAACGTAATGTTGGGTGGCGTATTGACTACGTAATGGTGAGTGAGGCTTTGACATCAATTTTAAAAAGCGCAAGGATTCACCCTGATGTGCTCGGTAGTGACCACTGCCCAGTTTCAATTGAGCTAACAATAGAGCCATAA
- a CDS encoding HD domain-containing protein, protein MNISADKIPLEVRQIAHTLETNGFEAFVVGGCTRDLLLGKTPKDWDLTTNAHPEQIQALFPEHYANNDFGTVGVKTESEDTTLKVVEITPYRTESGYTDARRPDSVTFGVSLEEDLKRRDFTVNALAYRISTNTMVDLFDGVEDLQNKRLKAVGDANERFSEDALRMMRAVRLAAELDFVIETNTMAAILANHEQLTKISIERISSEFLRTIASPTPMQGIVFMEKLGLLQHFIPELLICVGVEQGGAHKYDVYEHLLRTMQAAADKEYSVNMRLAGLFHDIAKPQTRREGGKNKQYTFFGHEVVGAKMTKKILDRLKMPRETVEEVTNLVRWHMFFADTEEISLSAVRRTITRVGENHIEELLNLRVCDRIGMGRPKEEPFRFRKYKAMVDEALRDPISVKMLKIDGTRIMELSGEKPGRKLGYILHALLEEALEDSSKNTAEYLERRTLELLALSEEKLIALADAGKQKQAEEEALALKDIAREHRVN, encoded by the coding sequence ATGAATATTAGCGCAGACAAGATTCCACTAGAAGTCCGACAAATTGCACATACGCTTGAAACTAATGGTTTTGAGGCGTTTGTCGTAGGTGGCTGCACCAGAGACCTGCTTCTTGGAAAGACGCCAAAAGACTGGGATCTCACCACCAACGCACACCCCGAGCAGATTCAAGCTCTTTTCCCTGAGCACTACGCTAATAATGACTTCGGCACTGTCGGTGTAAAAACAGAATCTGAAGACACAACACTGAAAGTTGTAGAAATAACGCCATATCGCACTGAAAGCGGTTACACTGATGCGCGCCGACCTGACTCTGTCACCTTTGGTGTATCACTTGAGGAAGACCTTAAGCGCCGCGACTTTACCGTAAATGCACTCGCATATCGAATTTCAACCAATACTATGGTGGACTTATTTGACGGAGTAGAGGACCTCCAGAACAAGCGACTTAAGGCTGTTGGTGATGCAAACGAACGCTTTTCTGAGGATGCACTCCGTATGATGCGTGCCGTACGCTTAGCAGCAGAGCTTGATTTTGTCATTGAGACCAATACTATGGCAGCCATTTTGGCAAATCACGAGCAACTTACCAAAATATCTATAGAACGTATCTCAAGTGAGTTTTTGCGCACCATTGCTTCTCCAACCCCTATGCAAGGCATTGTTTTCATGGAAAAACTTGGTTTATTGCAACATTTCATCCCCGAGCTTCTCATTTGTGTGGGGGTGGAACAAGGCGGGGCGCATAAATATGATGTGTACGAACACCTCCTCCGTACCATGCAAGCGGCAGCTGATAAAGAATATTCGGTGAACATGCGCTTGGCTGGGCTTTTTCACGATATTGCAAAGCCACAAACCCGCCGCGAAGGGGGGAAAAACAAGCAATACACTTTCTTCGGTCATGAAGTAGTAGGTGCGAAGATGACTAAAAAAATCCTTGACCGACTTAAAATGCCACGCGAAACAGTCGAGGAAGTCACTAATTTGGTCCGTTGGCACATGTTTTTCGCTGATACAGAGGAAATTTCATTATCTGCAGTGCGCCGAACCATCACGCGAGTGGGGGAGAATCATATTGAAGAGCTCCTTAATCTACGCGTTTGCGACCGAATTGGTATGGGGCGACCAAAGGAAGAACCATTTCGCTTTCGCAAATATAAAGCCATGGTGGATGAAGCCTTGCGTGATCCAATCTCTGTCAAAATGCTTAAGATAGATGGTACTCGCATTATGGAGCTCTCGGGAGAGAAGCCAGGACGTAAATTAGGCTATATTTTGCACGCTTTACTCGAAGAAGCCCTAGAAGACTCGTCTAAAAACACTGCAGAATACCTCGAAAGGAGAACCCTGGAACTTCTTGCGTTATCAGAAGAGAAATTAATAGCTCTGGCTGATGCAGGTAAGCAAAAACAAGCTGAGGAAGAGGCCCTGGCCTTAAAGGACATAGCTCGCGAACATCGAGTTAACTAA
- a CDS encoding helix-turn-helix domain-containing protein, which translates to MVRNEAMMEQVRGLRSRGFTLAEIAKYCGVSKSTVSKWLKNNALSGEVTKQNKRRAGQENAKRLKLINKARGSERALRLAEQLRTAETEYKHYKQNALFMAAIAIYMASGDLSEGGTIRLSTKRSEVHAIFIRFAEEYLGVTKTKVRFWLLLHETHDEERCMKHWKKKTRLTYQQFKKNQVLKSGVSQKPLHYGVGNTIIGSTVLKQKLSHWIKLSVKDLSALK; encoded by the coding sequence ATGGTTCGAAATGAGGCAATGATGGAGCAGGTGCGAGGCTTGCGCTCTCGGGGCTTTACGCTTGCAGAGATTGCCAAGTATTGTGGTGTTTCAAAGTCAACGGTTTCAAAATGGTTGAAAAATAACGCTCTTTCAGGTGAAGTGACTAAGCAAAATAAGCGTCGGGCGGGCCAAGAAAATGCTAAGCGACTAAAGCTTATTAACAAGGCTCGTGGTTCCGAACGTGCTTTGCGGCTTGCTGAGCAGCTGAGGACCGCTGAGACGGAGTATAAGCACTACAAGCAAAACGCCCTCTTTATGGCCGCTATAGCTATATATATGGCCTCTGGTGACCTCAGTGAGGGTGGAACGATCAGGCTTTCGACTAAACGCAGTGAAGTGCATGCAATTTTCATACGCTTTGCTGAGGAGTACCTAGGTGTCACAAAAACAAAGGTGCGATTCTGGCTACTGTTGCATGAAACACATGATGAAGAACGGTGTATGAAGCATTGGAAAAAGAAAACTCGCCTCACCTACCAGCAGTTCAAGAAAAATCAGGTGCTGAAGAGTGGCGTCTCACAAAAACCATTGCATTATGGCGTAGGAAATACTATAATCGGCAGCACAGTTTTGAAGCAGAAGCTTAGCCACTGGATTAAGCTATCTGTGAAAGATCTGTCAGCTTTAAAGTAA
- a CDS encoding YraN family protein: MKQDQKQGDKNKTGAIGEQIAANYLKRQGFTVIEVNYLKKWGEIDIVARGTEKIHFIEVKTVSYETKQQLRTAISRGTWRPEENVHYNKLQRLNRAIESWLIENNSTADWQIDIIAVRIVTREKAGTIKYIPNVIL, encoded by the coding sequence ATGAAACAAGACCAGAAACAGGGTGATAAAAACAAAACGGGAGCAATTGGTGAGCAAATTGCAGCTAATTACCTTAAACGACAAGGTTTTACCGTTATTGAGGTAAATTACCTTAAAAAGTGGGGAGAAATTGATATTGTTGCACGTGGCACAGAAAAAATACACTTTATTGAGGTAAAAACAGTTTCATATGAAACAAAACAGCAGTTGCGCACTGCAATTTCACGTGGAACTTGGCGACCAGAAGAGAATGTTCACTATAATAAGCTCCAAAGACTTAATCGTGCTATTGAATCGTGGCTAATCGAAAATAACTCGACTGCTGACTGGCAGATAGATATTATCGCGGTAAGAATTGTTACACGTGAAAAGGCCGGGACGATAAAGTATATTCCTAACGTTATTTTGTAG
- a CDS encoding DUF1653 domain-containing protein, translated as MEQSFLGKYRHYKGGMYEVSGIAKHSESLELRVFDSLGSQG; from the coding sequence ATGGAACAGTCTTTTCTAGGAAAGTATCGCCACTACAAAGGAGGCATGTATGAAGTTAGTGGTATAGCGAAACATTCAGAATCACTAGAATTGAGGGTATTCGACAGCCTAGGTTCGCAAGGCTGA
- a CDS encoding magnesium transporter CorA family protein: MINYYFRTVKDAEIKEIDGIRNGVWVHAENPTDTEFAELTATLKLDEGIMEDAKDFFEVPRLERSEGNTYFFTRYSYNEQSEDIDTAPLLIVMGESFVLTVSLRPVSQLEYIRRSPKSIYTTQKTKLFINIMEEITNAFERQLIGLRRAVHRDRAQLRKIGNKEIVRFVNYEHRINDMVAALVPTNVALLKVMNGHYFSIYEDDREEVEDLRIANEQAVDSARILLKTIQNVRSASEAILTNNLNNRIKTLTVLTILLTVPTIVSSLFGMNVPLPLEDNQYAFEFVIAVVLGVVALAVWYFKRNEWL; encoded by the coding sequence ATGATTAATTACTATTTTCGAACAGTAAAAGATGCTGAAATTAAAGAAATCGATGGCATTCGAAATGGGGTATGGGTGCACGCTGAAAACCCTACAGACACTGAATTTGCAGAGCTTACGGCTACACTTAAGCTCGATGAGGGGATTATGGAAGACGCCAAGGACTTCTTTGAGGTGCCGCGTCTCGAGCGCTCCGAAGGAAACACGTATTTCTTTACGCGGTATTCATATAATGAGCAGTCAGAAGATATCGATACGGCACCACTCCTTATCGTGATGGGGGAGTCGTTTGTGCTTACGGTCTCACTGCGTCCCGTGTCGCAGCTGGAGTATATTCGACGGAGTCCAAAAAGCATCTATACAACCCAAAAAACAAAGCTTTTTATCAATATTATGGAGGAAATTACCAATGCGTTTGAGCGGCAGTTGATTGGACTACGTCGGGCGGTGCACCGTGATCGAGCCCAGCTCCGGAAGATTGGCAATAAGGAAATTGTGCGGTTTGTGAACTACGAACACCGTATCAATGATATGGTAGCAGCCTTGGTGCCAACGAATGTGGCACTCCTTAAAGTGATGAATGGGCACTATTTTTCAATCTACGAGGACGACAGGGAAGAGGTGGAAGACTTGCGTATCGCCAATGAGCAGGCGGTCGATTCGGCTCGCATTCTCCTTAAAACGATTCAGAATGTGCGGTCTGCGTCGGAGGCAATTCTCACTAATAACCTTAACAACCGTATTAAAACTCTGACGGTTTTAACGATTTTGCTCACAGTACCGACAATTGTTTCTTCGCTCTTTGGTATGAATGTGCCGCTGCCGCTCGAAGATAATCAGTATGCATTTGAGTTTGTAATTGCGGTGGTGCTTGGAGTCGTTGCACTGGCGGTGTGGTATTTTAAGAGGAATGAATGGCTCTAA
- a CDS encoding alpha/beta hydrolase, protein MKQQVFYIHGGEGFLNHEDFLERLRTQALWHLPTSNSFVSKKWTDSLADDLGADFEVVAPAMPNKQNAKFEEWKIWFERHFEYLHDDAILIGYSLGAMFLVKYLANYDLPFVPKKVFLMAGAYELPGFVDDSCGDFLIAPEKVATIQEKLKNIVIFHSKDDFVVPFAHGEALAKALPEAKFVVFENKNHFLIEEFPELLAEIRG, encoded by the coding sequence ATGAAACAGCAGGTTTTTTATATCCATGGTGGGGAAGGGTTCCTTAATCATGAGGACTTCTTGGAAAGATTGCGAACACAAGCACTCTGGCATTTACCGACAAGTAACAGCTTTGTGTCTAAAAAGTGGACCGATTCATTAGCAGATGATTTAGGTGCTGATTTTGAGGTGGTTGCACCAGCGATGCCTAATAAACAAAATGCAAAGTTTGAGGAATGGAAAATTTGGTTTGAACGACATTTTGAGTATCTGCATGATGATGCGATTTTAATTGGGTATTCACTTGGTGCCATGTTTTTAGTTAAGTATCTAGCTAATTACGATTTGCCTTTTGTCCCTAAGAAAGTGTTTCTGATGGCAGGCGCGTACGAGTTGCCTGGTTTTGTGGATGATAGTTGTGGCGATTTCTTAATTGCGCCTGAAAAAGTAGCAACTATTCAAGAAAAACTAAAGAATATCGTTATTTTTCACTCAAAAGATGACTTTGTGGTGCCGTTTGCGCATGGCGAGGCCCTAGCGAAGGCACTGCCGGAGGCAAAATTTGTGGTATTTGAGAATAAGAACCACTTTTTGATCGAGGAATTCCCGGAATTGTTGGCGGAAATTAGGGGTTAG
- a CDS encoding RNA polymerase sigma factor gives MEGKDSTDNLSDHEARFLKAFDEYNDALFRHAYLRVSNREKAIDLVHDAYTKVWSYIRDGYQIDSFRPFLYKVLNNLIIDEYRKRKEASLDALMEQEGVDEGSFDDLSENTVEMLAATIDGRKAFDLLEELPDQYREVIIYRFVDQLGPREISELIEESENVISVRIHRGLKLLRQKIEANDEYAEERRKAKQKKKQTNLHT, from the coding sequence ATGGAAGGGAAGGATTCGACTGACAACCTAAGTGACCACGAAGCGCGTTTTTTGAAAGCTTTCGATGAGTATAACGATGCCTTGTTCCGGCACGCGTACTTACGAGTGAGTAATCGCGAGAAAGCCATTGATTTGGTGCATGATGCGTACACAAAAGTATGGTCATACATCCGCGATGGTTACCAAATTGATTCATTCCGCCCCTTTTTATACAAAGTCCTCAACAATTTAATCATTGACGAGTACCGTAAGCGGAAAGAAGCATCGCTCGATGCGCTGATGGAGCAAGAGGGTGTTGATGAAGGATCGTTTGATGATTTGTCAGAAAACACTGTTGAAATGCTTGCGGCTACCATTGATGGACGAAAAGCCTTCGACTTGCTGGAGGAACTGCCAGATCAATACCGCGAAGTGATTATCTATCGCTTCGTCGACCAGCTCGGTCCGCGCGAAATCAGCGAGCTTATCGAAGAAAGTGAAAATGTCATATCGGTACGGATTCATCGTGGTCTAAAGTTGCTGCGGCAGAAAATTGAAGCAAACGATGAATATGCCGAAGAGCGTCGCAAAGCAAAGCAAAAGAAAAAACAAACAAATTTACACACATGA
- a CDS encoding gamma-glutamyl-gamma-aminobutyrate hydrolase family protein (Members of this family of hydrolases with an active site Cys residue belong to MEROPS family C26.), with translation MKSKILSIQFRTNLQALAMERASIVRELADVPVDFVNVWSSEIDWQQPASYMPQYSGVILGGSGEYDFDGNRKEDDPARLASYELLEKLRPLFSYLFEHDIPTLGICYGHQLLGAFAGATVRCDSSQRKTCTHALKFIVDKQEHFLFADIPEDFTAHYGHKDSLDRVPDGAVLLVTGGEQCQFSALQYQKNIYSTQFHPELTIADIILRVGATPGYLPEGALVEEIFNEAPHANKILRNFGKFISR, from the coding sequence ATGAAATCTAAAATTTTAAGTATTCAGTTTAGAACTAATCTGCAAGCACTAGCTATGGAGCGGGCAAGTATAGTGCGTGAACTCGCTGATGTGCCAGTCGATTTTGTGAATGTGTGGTCAAGCGAAATCGATTGGCAGCAGCCGGCCAGTTATATGCCTCAATATAGTGGGGTAATTTTGGGTGGATCTGGCGAGTATGATTTTGATGGTAATCGCAAGGAGGATGATCCAGCGCGTCTTGCTTCGTATGAATTATTAGAAAAACTGCGCCCACTATTTTCGTATCTTTTCGAGCATGATATTCCCACGCTAGGGATTTGCTATGGACATCAATTGCTTGGAGCTTTTGCTGGAGCGACAGTGAGGTGCGATAGTTCTCAGCGCAAGACGTGTACACATGCGCTCAAATTTATTGTTGATAAGCAGGAACATTTTTTATTTGCTGATATTCCAGAGGATTTTACTGCTCACTATGGACACAAAGATTCCTTAGATCGTGTCCCAGACGGAGCTGTATTGCTTGTTACGGGTGGTGAGCAGTGTCAATTTTCTGCTTTGCAATACCAAAAAAATATTTACTCAACCCAATTTCATCCAGAACTTACTATTGCAGATATTATCTTACGAGTTGGGGCTACACCAGGATATTTACCAGAGGGCGCTTTGGTGGAAGAAATATTCAACGAGGCGCCGCATGCTAATAAAATATTGCGAAACTTTGGGAAATTTATTTCACGGTAG
- a CDS encoding mechanosensitive ion channel family protein — protein MFDSFSASAIASSMPALVYTVPFLGETNFGLALASVVTFLGLTFCFWLVRAVLLVHLKSLAKHTIGSLDDTLVAAVEGIRTWVYSLVALYAALQFFVLPPLLDTIITGGFFFVVVWQAIEIATCFLEYFVSTYLEKDEDGDGVVDPNAATASHMVTLIARIMLWALGILFVLSNMGIEVTSLIAGLGIGGVAVAFALQGVLSDLFASFSLYFDKPFRIGDFIIIGADMGTVEKIGIKTTRIRTLQGEELVVSNTELTTARVQNFKKMQERRIVMQFGITYETPQSRVQEVPGVVTSIFEALEGGRLDRVHFTSFGDSALIFEVVYYVESPDYAVYLDIQQQFNFALMARFTELGVDFAYPTQTIYTKTVS, from the coding sequence ATGTTTGATTCGTTTTCTGCTAGTGCGATTGCTAGCTCGATGCCTGCGTTGGTGTATACAGTGCCGTTTTTAGGCGAGACTAATTTCGGTTTGGCACTGGCGTCAGTGGTCACCTTTCTTGGGCTTACATTTTGTTTTTGGCTGGTTCGGGCAGTGCTGTTGGTGCATCTTAAGTCTTTGGCAAAGCATACTATTGGCTCGCTTGATGATACGCTGGTGGCGGCAGTTGAGGGCATCAGGACATGGGTATACTCGTTGGTGGCTCTGTACGCTGCGCTACAGTTTTTTGTTTTACCGCCACTGCTTGATACTATTATTACTGGCGGATTTTTCTTTGTGGTGGTGTGGCAAGCGATCGAAATTGCCACCTGTTTTCTTGAGTACTTCGTTTCAACCTACCTAGAAAAGGACGAAGATGGAGATGGGGTGGTAGATCCAAACGCGGCCACTGCTTCGCACATGGTAACGTTGATTGCACGGATTATGCTGTGGGCGCTCGGTATTCTCTTTGTGCTTTCAAATATGGGTATTGAAGTGACGTCACTTATTGCTGGACTTGGCATTGGCGGGGTTGCGGTTGCGTTTGCGCTGCAAGGAGTACTCAGTGATTTATTTGCTTCGTTTTCTCTGTACTTTGATAAACCTTTTCGTATTGGCGATTTTATCATTATTGGTGCTGATATGGGTACTGTTGAGAAGATTGGTATTAAAACCACGCGCATTCGTACGTTGCAAGGGGAAGAGTTAGTGGTTTCAAACACGGAGCTTACCACTGCTCGAGTACAGAACTTTAAGAAGATGCAGGAACGGCGTATTGTGATGCAGTTTGGTATTACATATGAAACGCCACAAAGTCGCGTGCAAGAAGTGCCTGGTGTGGTAACGAGCATTTTTGAAGCACTTGAAGGCGGCCGGCTTGATCGAGTTCACTTTACTTCGTTTGGTGATTCAGCGTTGATTTTTGAGGTGGTGTACTATGTTGAGTCGCCAGATTACGCAGTGTACCTTGATATTCAACAGCAATTTAACTTTGCTCTGATGGCTCGGTTCACTGAGCTGGGAGTTGATTTTGCGTATCCTACGCAAACCATTTACACGAAGACGGTTAGCTAA
- a CDS encoding trypsin-like peptidase domain-containing protein, translated as MHFLADLLIGILMAYMLFTNSIANRISTWLTNTEELPTTISEEIEPDNSTLSFLPSRLERTIPDILLKSADYQRAALGAAAGLTGETAENPLDAIVNIYCTYITDSYIRTTTGTGFFIDPDGVILTNAHVAQFLLLETTHEGGDTECIVRAGTPAAPRYEADLLYISPAWVLDNADEMHQAVPMGTGERDYALLYVKDSIDGEPLPAAFPALSVDTALLPVTMREATVTAAGYPATNLLVNGPSADLIPQEASSTISELYTFGSNYADVISIRGSAVGAEGASGGPIINESGQVIGIIVTRGDDTLDGLGSLRAITLSHIERTIHEETGFTLAQNISGNLPYRASIFATTLAPFLLTLLQQAGA; from the coding sequence ATGCATTTTCTAGCTGACTTGCTCATCGGTATTTTGATGGCCTATATGCTGTTTACCAACAGCATCGCCAATCGAATCAGTACTTGGCTGACTAACACAGAAGAGTTGCCAACCACCATCAGTGAGGAAATTGAACCCGACAATTCTACCCTCTCATTTTTACCAAGCCGGCTTGAACGAACCATTCCAGACATTCTCTTGAAGAGCGCTGATTACCAGCGTGCAGCACTTGGCGCAGCAGCAGGTCTTACTGGCGAAACAGCAGAAAACCCTCTTGATGCAATCGTAAATATTTACTGCACCTACATTACTGACAGCTACATCAGAACCACTACCGGCACTGGTTTTTTCATTGATCCTGATGGGGTTATTTTGACCAACGCGCACGTTGCGCAATTCCTTCTCCTTGAAACAACGCACGAAGGAGGCGACACCGAATGTATTGTTCGAGCTGGCACTCCAGCTGCTCCGCGATATGAAGCAGATTTGCTTTACATCTCACCAGCGTGGGTACTCGATAACGCTGATGAGATGCATCAAGCCGTTCCAATGGGCACCGGTGAACGTGATTACGCACTCTTGTATGTGAAGGACAGCATCGACGGTGAGCCGCTTCCAGCGGCTTTCCCTGCCCTCAGCGTCGACACCGCCCTGCTTCCAGTAACCATGCGTGAAGCTACAGTGACCGCAGCAGGATATCCGGCCACGAATCTTTTAGTTAACGGCCCAAGCGCTGACCTCATTCCACAGGAAGCCAGTTCTACTATTTCAGAACTCTACACCTTTGGCTCTAATTATGCAGATGTGATTTCCATTCGTGGCAGCGCTGTTGGTGCAGAGGGAGCTTCTGGCGGACCTATCATAAACGAAAGCGGTCAGGTAATCGGCATTATCGTTACTCGTGGGGACGACACTCTTGATGGATTAGGTAGCTTACGCGCTATCACTCTTTCGCATATTGAACGCACCATACATGAAGAAACTGGTTTTACCTTGGCGCAGAATATTAGCGGAAATTTGCCCTATCGCGCTTCTATTTTTGCCACTACGCTGGCACCGTTCTTGCTAACCTTGCTGCAACAGGCCGGGGCATAG
- a CDS encoding VOC family protein, whose amino-acid sequence MKQKLSLVTLGVSDLMAARTFYEDVLGFEPAPESSESVAFYDMQGTWLGLYLADALAEDAQVAPESDGFRQVTLAHNESSREAVDSLFDDLRNQGVEIVKEPQETSWGGYSGYFADIDGHLWEVAYNPFMDLT is encoded by the coding sequence ATGAAACAGAAACTATCCTTAGTGACGCTCGGTGTGTCTGACTTAATGGCAGCGCGAACATTTTATGAAGACGTTCTGGGTTTTGAACCAGCACCTGAAAGTAGCGAATCGGTGGCCTTTTATGACATGCAGGGCACGTGGCTGGGGTTGTACTTGGCTGACGCTTTGGCTGAAGATGCGCAAGTGGCTCCAGAAAGCGATGGCTTTAGACAGGTTACCTTGGCTCACAATGAATCCAGTCGTGAGGCAGTAGATTCGCTATTTGATGATTTGCGGAATCAGGGAGTGGAAATTGTAAAGGAGCCACAGGAAACATCTTGGGGCGGATACTCAGGCTACTTCGCTGACATTGATGGTCACTTGTGGGAGGTGGCGTACAATCCCTTCATGGATCTGACGTAA
- a CDS encoding HU family DNA-binding protein has product MNKADIISKVHEVLGTTKADAERAVDAVFDSIEATMKDGGQVSVAGFGIFEAKTRAAREARNPRTGETVKVPAMRVPKFRAAKALKDAVK; this is encoded by the coding sequence ATGAACAAAGCAGACATCATCAGCAAAGTGCATGAAGTACTTGGTACCACTAAGGCTGACGCAGAACGAGCAGTCGACGCAGTATTCGACAGCATCGAAGCAACCATGAAGGATGGTGGCCAGGTATCAGTCGCAGGTTTCGGCATCTTCGAGGCAAAGACTCGAGCTGCTCGCGAAGCTCGCAACCCACGCACTGGTGAGACGGTGAAAGTTCCTGCAATGCGCGTACCAAAGTTCCGCGCTGCAAAGGCACTGAAGGATGCGGTAAAATAG